The genomic interval AGAGAAACTCGTTGCAGCTGGAGGTATATACATTCCTTATCGTCTTTAACAAAACCTTTTACGTAACAACGCTAAACAACTCTTCTTAGACGTGTTTGAATTGTTGACAAACATTTCCATATGAATTATTTGCAGAAAGGAGAATTGCAGCTCAGTCTTCTCCACACCCTTCTTTGGTGACTTAGGAAAGAAAATGTGTACAGCTAACCGAAGCAATCGCTAGAGCGAGCGAGCGAGCTTCTTCATCTCTTTCCACTCTTTTCCCTTTTATCATCTAGAGCAGTAGCTCAACCTCAACCTCAACCTCTCTGTGAAGACAGGTATGAGCTGattgaaaataaaacaagttgttTGTTTGTACTTTGGAAGGAAGCCTGTACATTTGTAGTTTTAAGCTGCTTTATACGTAGAAATCGATCAATTTCGCGGCACCGATGTTGAATGGCACCCGATTGCTGCGGACGAGATAAAAAAAGGGCTGCCTGCCTAtacttagttttttttctcctgTAAATGACTTTAAAATGTTGAggtagttttttttcctttttcttttttctttttctatatgtTTTAGCGTGACTGTACAAAATGTTGCCATGTGAAGAAGAGCTGTTTATGTTAGATTATTGAGGCCATAGTTTTCTTCTCATGTATGCTATTTTCATCACTCTTTCCTCTTCAACTCTGTTAGTTACTCGCCATTTCTTCTCCCtggatattttattttcatttccttcatttgctgattaattaagtttagacttcaaaattttataaaaactcATGTAACAGAGAAACCCTTAAAATTTGTTCTTAATAAATTGGCCTGTTTGATTAGAGAAAAAAtgttctcttttttctttcgaAAAGTCATTTTTGTAAAAACCGTTTAAAATACAATTTGAAAcatttcaaaagatattttaagtTGATTATCAAACCCATCATCTTTTGTAATTTctgatttattttcaaattaaatatttgaaaagttaaactaaTCACATTCTAATCCATGTCTTTTGTAATTTctgatttattttcaaattaaatatttgaaaagttaaactaaTCACATTCTAATCCATGTCTTTTGTAATTTctgatttattttcaaattaaatatttgaaaagttaaactaaTCACATTCTAATCCATGTCTTAATATTAACTGAATTTTGAAgtctgtttttctttttaagaactAAAGCTTATCTTTGTAAAAGAAatgtaaaattgaatttataacgGAATGTcacgatttttttaattaaattaatattcattttggttttGCTTTGTAATCttctaatttttgaaattacGGAGTAATGATCTTGTAGTGAGGTCGTGAGATCTTTTATATTGGCAAGATTGACAATTCTGGATTCACGGTGAAATTAATTATTCTGAAGCcagaatttttaaaagttatatcAAGATGATTATTGTAGTGATTATGTTAAATTATGGATTATGGTTAGGAGATAATTAAAATCTAATCCAATCATTTTATAAGAGTTCTCTCAAACATAAAGACTATTTACAGGATTACGAACAAAGAAGGTATGAATTAAGGTACATCAAAAATATAATTTGCATACGAATTAATTATAGTTTAAGGTAaacagattaaaaaaaaaaaaaaaggaaaaaaaatggatgTCCAGTTGATTCATCAGAGAAAAATGACGATGCCCTAATTCAACAACGGGAAGCAAATTCATCAGAATTCATGGGAAAATTAGACAGTACCAACAATAGGATTTCCAGAATTTGCTTCTCGTATTAATCCATAtcatcaatcttcttcttcttcttcaaccttctGCCCGAATCCCCTCGGTCCACCTTTAGCTttcaccttcttctttttcccactcttcttcttccccgCTTCCTCTTTCTCAAACTTCTCCTTCTCTCTCTTCTGCAAGAAATCCGTCACGGCAATGTAGATCACCTGAAACCAGAAATACACAAACAACCGATatagaaaccctaattaacCGAACAGATGAAACTCAAGAGGTATTCGATCGAAATGATTTTAGTATTTTACTCCGATTGTGAGAATGGATAGACCGATGAAAGCGACGAAGAGGAGGACGGAGATTATGGTGGAAACGCCGTCGTCGGTGGTGGATACTATCTCTTGCGATTTCTCCACCAGTGCGGCGGAATCCGAGGCTAAAGTATCTTCAGAAGTGGCATGGAGCCTCCGAATTGAGATGGCTTTTTGACGATTTTGGTGGAGAGGATTCGGAATGAGAAGTGTTCGTCGGCGAGAGGGAGTGGTGGATGAAAGGAACGTCGGAGATGAGGAACAACGGAGAGTAGGAAGAAGCTTGGAAGAGTTTGGATTGGGAGAGGAGAGGAAAATTGGTAGGGATAGAAAAGTGGATGCGGTGGAGGCCATGGCTCATCTGCTTCAATTTTCTCTCTCACTGCTTCGGTGGGAAACGCATCCTGGCTGTCCACATCCACGACATCGTTTCGTCGTCATTAAAGGGTCCCAAAAGAGGTATTTCCAATTTCTACCCTTGCCAATTTCAAAGACAAATCGCAAAAATTAATATCATCCTGGTCGTAATTATGCAGTCAAAATGTTTAGttgtaaaaatataatagtGTTATTGATAACGTGTagaaatataatttattatcaCAAAAGTAACTTCCTTGTTAAATTTGTTTCACTAACGCATCTAATTACAAGAATTCAAGAAATTTCACAAGTGTCGCAGACCAAGTTAACGCGAGGGCATACGTCCAAATATGTCCATGCAGAAGCAATACATTGGCTTGCACTTTAtctgtcaaatcaccactttcAGGTATGGATATCTGActggcggcgtctgaaaagctctGAAATGGCGGGCGGTTGACTAGGCCATGAAATTTAATGTGAGCCTTATCATAAGTTGCTGAAGGAAACGCCCAAATAGGGAAGCTTGCTGTTAAGAGAAACAATAAGACACATTAGAAGACTTAGAGGTTAGATAGTTAGAAGCTTTGTCgttgcaagaagaagataggaggAAAAGATCCGTTGTCATCGTTGTTCAAGAAGAGTTGTTGAGGACTAAGCTCAAGAGAGAATTCTTTATCACCTCTTCACCAAGTTGGTTGTAACAAACATTTAAatcaagccaaagaggacaagagattgaactctgCGGTTTGacttcattcttttcttttacttctCACTTTCATTTACCATCCCATTCAATTAAGTTGAgattattgtaaacatatttgctatctttaaattcaattttacatTTGATCAATCTACTATCGTTTCTCTGTTTACATTCAAATTTGTGTGTGGCTGCTATTTTTCTGACTTGTTGCATACTTGAATTCCATGCTTTAATCATTTTGATCACTTGATTGAAGTTATTATATAGTTAAACTGTTCGAGAGAGTAGGTTAACTAAAGAACGCATTGAGTCAGAATGCATAGtaaatttagagataaaaatacttGTATTTTTACTATTCTTCGTCACtaacgcatgcaccctagaggtAGGAATATATGTGGCATtcacattgagaaatgttgaacaaTACGATCTAAGGAAGAAAGACTTAACGTATACACATAAATAAGTATAAAGGTTTAAGATGAAGGTTGAGCAAAATGGTCTCTCCCTCAAATGAAAATCAACATGGAGGGCTGAGCAAAAGGGTCTCTCCCTTACATGAAATTCAGTTGTAAGGTGATGGCAAAAGGGTCCATACCTAGCCTAGGTTATGGTTGGGAATTGAACAAAATGGTTCTCTCTTAGTTAAGGATCATATCGgccatgttttaaaaaatgttatgtTGTTATGTTATGCATGCATGTTTGCTTGGACAATATTTAGTTTTCAGTTTTTAGTTATCAGTTtccagtttaagcatgagatttatgttttaattaagtcactcactgggctagtagctcacccgtttttatatgttttcctttccaggtagcggtcaTCTCCCCTAAGGTTAACTGcactgctgctctgccacttaaaGTTTAGTTGAAGGAAACTTGGGTGGTTACTCTGTAAATATTTGTACACATGTGTTGCATACTAGGGACTTGATctgagggagtacagaatgatttcacggtgtgaactaatgatagagaccataggacgtgttgacacaaacgcctgtctcttatacacatctagatgtgtataagagacaggtacagAATgatttcacggtgtgaaccaatgatagagaccataggactgtctcttatacacatctagatgtgtataagagacaggtacaaaacccatccgaagagGGCCACTCCGAAGGCAACACAAGGGTGTACAGAATGATTTCACGGTGtaaaccctgtctcttatacacatctagatgtgtataagagacaggcggaaagatcattccaaattacaatcatatatgaactttacaattacaatctcaaacagaaacatacagttatgcaacaTACAAAAATTACATCTTGTTATACGACagatcaaggacaagagtaATACACTTCTGTCGACTCAttttcaagttccttgatcacgaacgcttaagcacagcaacacacgaacgctcatCCAACACGATCGATTCATTGCACGATTACCGCacactcgaactcagcgatcgccaaggtcacgaacaccccgaacaccacgaacaatctccatagaacctcgacagtgtcgagttgagtatgacaccaccaagaaggctaccttggtattctcggtgtgagaatccagagggtgggctctgtgtggacttggtttgaggcagaagactggaggaaacacaatcgtgtaaacgattgagcaaatgggagatggaagaacctatcgcataggtcgatgctcaatcgttcagaaaaagctaagcgatcgtctagtaaaaggtatgtgatcgtttagctcattgttTAGTTGAGTATCTACCGCCTAAGAacactccacaatcgtttagcccactccaagctgtcgcttagtaaatcttatttacttgacaacttttcGTGAGTAACttccgagattggaaatctcaaaacaacaattttcttcattactaaaattaggaaaatatttttcctttttatcttacggttaccatgaaactaccaataacctcccacttgatTGGttgttagagaaaaagagataattatccaataatcaatattattataaatataaatgataactaacttaccataatatatttataacctatagttttaatatttcatcccatgaaacatacaaaccatagctttttttcttttccatggcacttaatgtaaatctcatttacattaatcctccacttgatgtatctcatacatcatgccgatcatatcatatataattgaattacctcttgtcaatttgaacatttcaaatcaacaccaagatctgatcctcaacttgaatccattgagctaccaaggggaccttacggacctgtagctcaaagctgcaacggtacgtgaataactgactaaactctttagtcacgggatccaccatccattaactgccaggcactccattaaagaccgacagctgaactctctttaccgcagatatattatgtgtccatcttaaccaatcaatagtgcgataatccttcaaagatcgctcgtaagtacagctcggctaataaccattatgcccctgtagttacatctaactccttaagtaccactgaatcctctaatgaacataagtcatagtccttactatgactgagtcctctcttctaaagagaagttatggccaccatgttcaagccccagaatcagcccttaagggagcaatctatctacttacccctgcttcggaagaggagtgaattccatcttgtgtattgagttcccagctcccaaatcagacaagtccctaaaaaggtaggcatgttgagttggcaatctggcaactctcactcatactaatcaaaggaccgccctcaaaggtaggagttcccaaaacacttaggattgtggtcgtgtcatctatggctgtctcttatacacatctagatgtgtataagagacagcatgtcatctatggtcatttaggtgagatgtaagtctctagtatcaacgatattatatacagagtctagtcatctcgtggtctggtcttatacaaactctttgtataggacacccttgctcgcatgtcatcacatgaatggtcaggatctaccatctgtattagtttacaacacttgcaaacctctacaaagtaagccgtatctgtagtgtcatcaggatcgggtatcccaccttaatccttatactacatacctatttaggttatcacttaaggcatgatccacttgtatatcacatatacatgcttaagtttacataagatagccatggagctttgtttattggatatgagtaaatgccagaatgaagtaacagttattttattcataaaacaatatctataattacaaacaacgagactctaggagaattaggacaccaatcccaacaaaaagaggatcaagttttagtatttagccaaaatggtctataagtatatggatgagattggatacctcatcctagtgacactattggatgcggcctatttTGTATACTTATACAAataatgtgatcccaaaatcattcatatagggacatgtgagtgagggcatcctatgcaaagagtttgcaaaAGACCAGACtctgaaatagtcacttttctttataacgaccatttattgttaaaattgactatttgaaattcaatgacctagggtaactcgatcttagtcctgagctaactacgaactcctgtttatttgggattatcctttgatttgcatttgtgagagtagtctaacaacattgctcaataagcctcccattttggggataagaccggatagatagctgaggacatagttcTGTAAGAttgaattcattcctacccgacttagggttagcagataggttgttctcttaagtgctaattcctggtcttgaacaacgggttcccaccctctcatgatcAAGAGGGACaaggtttattagttggactataaaccaattgttcaatgaaGGATCAAtgagagcttaaggagcaagatgtattgacctagctgtaaatctgaatgacctgtgaaggatctgaaggaactcttattcaagagtacctatgaacggaagcggatctttccaattcaatGTGACCGAATTACtgtatatacattcaaacatacttttataatgctaaagggatcaagaaatcataccagataaagatttcttcttcatagcaagtctgaagcccaaccgtctacctcgaacagtcaccactcggacagaaggaaacggagaagacaacaccacttagagccttcagtattcttggagtgagaatccaaactgtgggctttgtttggatttggtagagggaaagagaaagagagaccgtacacaacgatcaagcaagtgggagatacggtcttctatcgcatagacaatatgcttgatcgtttaggtaaagtataNNNNNNNNNNNNNNNNNNNNNNNNNNNNNNNNNNNNNNNNNNNNNNNNNNNNNNNNNNNNNNNNNNNNNNNNNNNNNNNNNNNNNNNNNNNNNNNNNNNNNNNNNNNNNNNNNNNNNNNNNNNNNNNNNNNNNNNNNNNNNNNNNNNNNNNNNNNNNNNNNNNNNNNNNNNNNNNNNNNNNNNNNNNNNNNNNNNNNNNNNNNNNNNNNNNNNNNNNNNNNNNNNNNNNNNNNNNNNNNNNNNNNNNNNNNNNNNNNNNNNNNNNNNNNNNNNNNNNNNNNNNNNNNNNNNNNNNNNNNNNNNNNNNNNNNNNNNNNNNNNNNNNNNNNNNNNNNNNNNNNNNNNNNNNNNNNNNNNNNNNNNNNNNNNNNNNNNNNNNNNNNNNNNNNNNNNNNNNNNNNNNNNNNNNNNNNNNNNNNNNNNNNNNNNNNNNNNNNNNNNNNNNNNNNNNNNNNNNNNNNNNNNNNNNNNNNNNNNNNNNNNNNNNNNNNNNNNNNNNNNNNNNNNNNNNNNNNNNNNNNNNNNNNNNNNNNNNNNNNNNNNNNNNNNNNNNNNNNNNNNNNNNNNNNNNNNNNNNNNNNNNNNNNNNNNNNNNNNNNNNNNNNNNNNNNNNNNNNNNNNNNNNNNNNNNNNNNNNNNNNNNNNNNNNNNNNNNNNNNNNNNNNNNNNNNNNNNNNNNNNNNNNNNNNNNNNNNNNNNNNNNNNNNNNNNNNNNNNNNNNNNNNNNNNNNNNNNNNNNNNNNNNNNNNNNNNNNNNNNNNNNNNNNNNNNNNNNNNNNNNNNNNNNNNNNNNNNNNNNNNNNNNNNNNNNNNNNNNNNNNNNNNNNNNNNNNNNNNNNNNNNNNNNNNNNNNNNNNNNNNNNNNNNNNNNNNNNNNNNNNNNNNNNNNNNNNNNNNNNNNNNNNNNNNNNNNNNNNNNNNNNNNNNNNNNNNNNNNNNNNNNNNNNNNNNNNNNNNNNNNNNNNNNNNNNNNNNNNNNNNNNNNNNNNNNNNNNNNNNNNNNNNNNNNNNNNNNNNNNNNNNNNNNNNNNNNNNNNNNNNNNNNNNNNNNNNNNNNNNNNNNNNNNNNNNNNNNNNNNNNNNNNNNNNNNNNNNNNNNNNNNNNNNNNNNNNNNNNNNNNNNNNNNNNNNNNNNNNNNNNNNNNNNNNNNNNNNNNNNNNNNNNNNNNNNNNNNNNNNNNNNNNNNNNNNNNNNNNNNNNNNNNNNNNNNNNNNNNNNNNNNNNNNNNNNNNNNNNNNNNNNNNNNNNNNNNNNNNNNNNNNNNNNNNNNNNNNNNNNNNNNNNNNNNNNNNNNNNNNNNNNNNNNNNNNNNNNNNNNNNNNNNNNNNNNNNNNNNNNNNNNNNNNNNNNNNNNNNNNNNNNNNNNNNNNNNNNNNNNNNNNNNNNNNNNNNNNNNNNNNNNNNNNNNNNNNNNNNNNNNNNNNNNNNNNNNNNNNNNNNNNNNNNNNNNNNNNNNNNNNNNNNNNNNNNNNNNNNNNNNNNNNNNNNNNNNNNNNNNNNNNNNNNNNNNNNNNNNNNNNNNNNNNNNNNNNNNNNNNNNNNNNNNNNNNNNNNNNNNNNNNNNNNNNNNNNNNNNNNNNNNNNNNNNNNNNNNNNNNNNNNNNNNNNNNNNNNNNNNNNNNNNNNNNNNNNNNNNNNNNNNNNNNNNNNNNNNNNNNNNNNNNNNNNNNNNNNNNNNNNNNNNNNNNNNNNNNNNNNNNNNNNNNNNNNNNNNNNNNNNNNNNNNNNNNNNNNNNNNNNNNNNNNNNNNNNNNNNNNNNNNNNNNNNNNNNNNNNNNNNNNNNNNNNNNNNNNNNNNNNNNNNNNNNNNNNN from Benincasa hispida cultivar B227 chromosome 10, ASM972705v1, whole genome shotgun sequence carries:
- the LOC120088501 gene encoding uncharacterized protein LOC120088501 produces the protein MASTASTFLSLPIFLSSPNPNSSKLLPTLRCSSSPTFLSSTTPSRRRTLLIPNPLHQNRQKAISIRRLHATSEDTLASDSAALVEKSQEIVSTTDDGVSTIISVLLFVAFIGLSILTIGVIYIAVTDFLQKREKEKFEKEEAGKKKSGKKKKVKAKGGPRGFGQKVEEEEED